The following nucleotide sequence is from Anopheles stephensi strain Indian chromosome 3, UCI_ANSTEP_V1.0, whole genome shotgun sequence.
AATGAGgtccaccacaccacaccacaacaacaaaaaccgtcCTCAGGCAGGCAGTGTTTCGCAGATAAACAGAAATTCGCGCGCGCACGATCGGTCGTTGAATGTGTAGTTGTAGTTTGCACCACCCTCCGCCCAGTACTCCAAGATCGCGCAGTCCTCCCCGGTGCAATCATCGATCCGGTAGTCATTCGGTTCCGTGTCGCTCCAGTTCATATAGTTCACACGCTCGCCGGTCGAGGCCCAGTGGAATTCACCCTCCTCGCCAAGATCGTTGGCGGACATCCAAGCGTAGAGGGATTTGTGCGTTTTGGTGTATCCCGTACTGTCCAGATACTCGA
It contains:
- the LOC118512948 gene encoding C-type lectin 37Db-like, with the translated sequence MTKLQKVFLLLVLTVFQLSAQSSSSSDTTFGIFRQKEYYFSNSFKLNWFKAVEYCRSRGMFLLSVRNAEEREAVIEYLDSTGYTKTHKSLYAWMSANDLGEEGEFHWASTGERVNYMNWSDTEPNDYRIDDCTGEDCAILEYWAEGGANYNYTFNDRSCAREFLFICETLPA